DNA sequence from the Mus caroli chromosome X, CAROLI_EIJ_v1.1, whole genome shotgun sequence genome:
ACCTTCTGAACGAAGAGCTGGGAGAACTCAGCCTGAAATGCCGGGAGATTGAACAGGACTTTGAAAACGCCGAAAAAGAACTTTTGAACTTTAGAAAGGAAGCCTCCGTGAAAGCTGTCAATTTTCAAGAACCAGGGACAGCTGCTTCCAAGAAAGACCGGGAACTGCAAGCTTTAAAAAACGACCTGTCTGAAAAAGCGACAAACGTAAAAAACTTAACTGAAGAGCTCCAGCAAGCCAAAGAAGTCATGTACAGGTTGAACCTAGAGAACAGGAACTTGAAAGACGCTGTCAGGAAACTGAAGCATCAAACTGAACTAAATACTGCGCTcctcagagaagaaatgaagttgTTTTACGAGCTGGAGATGGAAAAGATCCGCTTGGAGCTGGGTGCCATCAAGAATGAGCTGAGAGTCGAGAAGACCCTAAGGGCGAAGAACAGCAGGGCTCTGGAGGTGCTTGGAAGACATGTTGCTTCAGTGGTAAGGTCGTCAAATCCTGCTGACCACTTTACTGGGAATGTTTTTTAAACTTACGAAAACAAAAAGCCTTTCACTGGGAACGCTATTGAGCCAAATCAATATTTATCGTgctatatatatttgtgtactgctaaaatgtatttgaaagcGTGTAATCTTTACTTCTGGTGAATCAGAACACCTACCAATTATGCAGATGCTGACTTCAAAGcagctgtttctctttctgatgAAGTCATTGTGAGACTCTGAATGAAAAGTTCTAAACTCTCTTTTGTatgggagatatatatatatatatatatatatatatatatatatatacaaccaAACACCCCAAACTGATTCACTAGATCGTAGATGACTGAGCAGCACTGTGTGACCTTGTTAGCCATGTCCTTGGCACATCAATGTTTTCCCATCTGTGGTAATCAATGTGAACAATAAAAAATCTGTTTACATGTATAAGCATAAAATATGCCTGTGa
Encoded proteins:
- the Ccdc160 gene encoding coiled-coil domain-containing protein 160, whose product is MDARRKHWKDNTFTPFLNQHDFQEAAAPPQPFSEQSSADNHKRLGRMSNFSIRNIQEGNKFKRKDYSSQIAKREQDSNLRERRMNVSKNDANTNSAFWDSLNLDDATKESSHRRESASAWNKKKLPAATQVTRKKWTEAMPPKLRLHLLNEELGELSLKCREIEQDFENAEKELLNFRKEASVKAVNFQEPGTAASKKDRELQALKNDLSEKATNVKNLTEELQQAKEVMYRLNLENRNLKDAVRKLKHQTELNTALLREEMKLFYELEMEKIRLELGAIKNELRVEKTLRAKNSRALEVLGRHVASVVRSSNPADHFTGNVF